Proteins encoded within one genomic window of Actinoplanes octamycinicus:
- a CDS encoding glycosyltransferase family 2 protein, translated as MRDPRIGVVVITWQRREEALACVERLLALPEQPHVVLVDNGSTDGTAGAVRAAFPQVEVVALGRNHGAVGRNVGVRRLRTPYVAFCDDDTWWSPGSLSRAADALDAHPRLALVNARIVVEPAGTEDPIVAELRQSPVPGPAWLPGPALGSFLAGATVLRRDAFERAGGFSPRLWLGGEEELLATDLVSAGWELCYLEELTVHHRASKLRDATHRRRVGLRNTLWFTWLRRPLAPAVRRTLFLARTVPRDRTSLLAAFDAARGVGWLLAERRARPHPVEARLALLDEAQRRSTARRYVG; from the coding sequence GTGAGAGATCCACGGATTGGCGTCGTCGTGATCACCTGGCAGCGGCGCGAGGAGGCCCTGGCCTGTGTCGAACGGCTGCTCGCCCTGCCCGAGCAGCCGCACGTGGTGCTGGTGGACAACGGGTCCACCGACGGGACCGCGGGCGCGGTCCGGGCCGCTTTCCCCCAGGTCGAGGTGGTGGCTCTGGGCCGCAACCACGGCGCGGTGGGCCGCAATGTCGGGGTACGACGTCTGCGTACGCCCTACGTCGCGTTCTGCGACGACGACACGTGGTGGAGCCCCGGCTCGCTGTCCCGAGCGGCTGACGCGCTCGACGCCCATCCGCGCCTGGCCCTGGTCAACGCCCGGATCGTGGTCGAGCCGGCCGGGACGGAGGACCCGATCGTCGCCGAGCTGCGGCAGTCCCCGGTGCCCGGGCCGGCCTGGCTGCCCGGGCCGGCGCTGGGCAGTTTCCTGGCCGGCGCCACCGTGCTGCGCCGGGACGCGTTCGAGCGGGCCGGCGGCTTCAGCCCGCGGCTCTGGCTGGGCGGCGAGGAGGAGCTGCTCGCCACCGACCTGGTCAGCGCCGGCTGGGAGCTGTGCTACCTGGAGGAGCTGACCGTGCACCACCGCGCCTCGAAGCTGCGCGACGCCACCCACCGGCGGCGGGTCGGGCTGCGCAACACGCTCTGGTTCACCTGGCTGCGCCGGCCGCTGGCTCCGGCCGTACGCCGAACGCTCTTCCTGGCGCGGACCGTGCCGCGCGATCGGACCTCGCTGCTCGCGGCCTTCGACGCGGCCCGCGGAGTGGGCTGGCTGCTGGCCGAGCGCCGGGCCCGGCCGCACCCGGTGGAGGCCCGCCTCGCCCTGCTGGACGAGGCGCAGCGCCGCTCCACCGCCCGCCGTTACGTGGGCTGA
- a CDS encoding DNA-directed RNA polymerase II, producing MPEQPQWSERTLDMPPQDPWAEQPTAVGPGAPHGGSHGEPTRVQSDPTRVQSGPARAQSDPTRVQSDPTRVQSDPTRVRGAHGPGVPQAAPPSPFSRGRAVVTPREQSRDEFTAVHEPTGTGWPGAGMPREQHSLGWHLRQLRRGGEWSTAAVLFAFVCWGIWALSEGGSLATPVVVLIITLLVGVGVFFLARLVGRVVLERYLHRPRHTARGAHMVTGLYLLGVAFTFLRQTPWVMDAFNWVKDLF from the coding sequence ATGCCGGAGCAACCGCAGTGGTCGGAGCGGACGCTCGACATGCCGCCGCAGGATCCGTGGGCGGAGCAGCCGACGGCGGTCGGGCCCGGCGCCCCGCACGGTGGCTCGCACGGCGAGCCCACCCGGGTGCAGTCCGACCCCACCAGGGTGCAGTCCGGCCCGGCCCGGGCCCAGTCCGACCCGACCCGGGTGCAGTCCGATCCGACCCGGGTGCAGTCCGATCCGACCCGGGTGCGGGGGGCGCACGGGCCGGGCGTTCCGCAGGCCGCGCCGCCGTCCCCGTTCAGCCGGGGCCGGGCCGTGGTCACCCCGCGGGAGCAGAGCCGCGACGAGTTCACCGCGGTCCACGAGCCGACCGGCACCGGCTGGCCCGGCGCCGGGATGCCGCGCGAGCAGCACAGCCTCGGCTGGCACCTGCGCCAGCTGCGCCGCGGCGGCGAGTGGAGCACAGCCGCGGTGCTGTTCGCTTTCGTCTGCTGGGGCATCTGGGCGCTCTCCGAGGGCGGCTCGCTGGCCACCCCGGTGGTCGTCCTGATCATCACACTGCTGGTCGGCGTGGGCGTCTTCTTCCTGGCCAGGCTGGTCGGCCGGGTGGTCCTGGAGCGCTATCTGCACCGCCCCCGGCACACCGCCCGCGGCGCCCACATGGTCACCGGGCTCTATCTGCTCGGCGTCGCCTTCACCTTCCTGCGCCAGACCCCGTGGGTGATGGACGCGTTCAACTGGGTCAAAGACCTGTTTTAG
- a CDS encoding RICIN domain-containing protein, producing MRMRRVLAALTAGVAALVGVVLAPASPASAAPYRAYVSILTPNGNIGPSVIDIKDGSMDNGGLAQLWILRTSGDVYNQRWSITRVTNLSAPFGKFEFTNARSGKCLTDLGLPNDSNTVRQWTCSGSANQWWRAVRVSTTNANWVELVNMGSGRCLDARGYGYGNGVVLQTYPCHGDWNQRFNPYP from the coding sequence ATGCGTATGAGACGGGTTCTCGCTGCCCTGACGGCGGGCGTCGCCGCCCTGGTCGGCGTTGTCCTGGCGCCCGCGTCACCGGCGTCCGCGGCGCCCTACCGGGCGTACGTCAGCATTCTGACGCCGAACGGCAACATCGGACCGAGCGTCATCGACATCAAAGACGGCTCCATGGACAACGGCGGCCTGGCCCAGCTGTGGATCCTGAGGACCAGCGGCGACGTCTACAACCAGCGCTGGAGCATCACCCGGGTGACCAACCTGTCCGCGCCGTTCGGGAAGTTCGAGTTCACCAACGCCAGATCCGGCAAGTGCCTGACCGACCTCGGGCTGCCGAACGACAGCAACACCGTGCGGCAGTGGACCTGTTCGGGCTCGGCCAACCAGTGGTGGCGGGCGGTGCGTGTGTCCACCACCAACGCCAACTGGGTCGAGCTGGTCAACATGGGCTCCGGCAGGTGCCTGGACGCGCGCGGCTACGGGTACGGCAACGGGGTCGTCCTGCAGACCTACCCCTGCCACGGTGACTGGAACCAGCGCTTCAACCCCTACCCCTGA
- a CDS encoding ArsR/SmtB family transcription factor, with protein sequence MTDDDRVFKALADPSRRFLLDLLFARDGRTLTELESELAMTRFGVAKHLRVLEEAGLVVTRRSGREKLHFLNPVPIRQIHDRWIDKYTEHQITTLIDLKRTLEEES encoded by the coding sequence ATGACGGACGACGATCGGGTGTTCAAGGCTCTGGCCGACCCGAGCCGTCGCTTCCTGCTCGACCTGCTCTTCGCGCGTGACGGCCGCACGCTCACCGAGCTGGAGTCCGAGCTGGCGATGACGCGGTTCGGCGTCGCCAAGCACCTCCGGGTGCTCGAGGAGGCGGGACTCGTCGTCACCCGCCGGTCGGGCCGGGAGAAGCTGCACTTCCTCAATCCGGTGCCGATCCGCCAGATCCACGACCGGTGGATCGACAAGTACACCGAGCACCAGATCACCACTCTCATCGATCTCAAGCGCACGCTGGAGGAAGAGTCATGA
- a CDS encoding SRPBCC domain-containing protein, protein MSDTKVFRIWIKATPERIWEAITDPEFSARYGYAAPQFYELKKGGRYYATATDEMKQYATAQGFELPEVIVDGEVLEAEPPRRLVQTWRMLMDPTTAAEPFTTLTYDIEDSSPGVCRVTITHELTGAPATAAMVQGNQDATADGGGGWAWVLSDLKSLLETGKVLAAG, encoded by the coding sequence ATGAGCGACACCAAGGTGTTCCGTATCTGGATCAAGGCGACCCCGGAGCGGATCTGGGAGGCGATCACCGACCCGGAGTTCTCCGCGCGGTACGGCTACGCCGCCCCGCAGTTCTACGAGCTCAAGAAGGGCGGGAGGTACTACGCGACCGCCACCGACGAGATGAAGCAGTACGCCACCGCCCAGGGCTTCGAGCTGCCCGAGGTGATCGTGGACGGTGAGGTGCTGGAGGCCGAGCCGCCGCGCCGGCTGGTGCAGACCTGGCGGATGCTGATGGATCCGACCACCGCCGCCGAGCCGTTCACCACGCTCACCTACGACATCGAGGACTCGTCGCCGGGCGTCTGCCGGGTCACCATCACCCACGAGCTGACCGGCGCCCCGGCGACCGCCGCGATGGTGCAGGGCAACCAGGACGCCACCGCCGACGGTGGCGGCGGCTGGGCCTGGGTGCTCAGCGACCTCAAGTCGCTGCTGGAGACCGGGAAGGTCCTGGCCGCCGGCTGA
- a CDS encoding GNAT family N-acetyltransferase: MDEAAGLRRGRPEDIAAICELLGLVFHEAFEGEAKAAEAEVYEPERSLLAEDDGVLAGHALAFGRELTVPGAVLPAAHISSVGVRPTHRRRGLLTTLMTRQLNDIAAAGREPIAVLWASETAIYPRFGYGLATYRLKLSIMNREVRLTAAPAEPAGRLRMGDPVALLSELSKLYDQVRTDRPGWSDRDDRWWRYVLIDPEDRRRGAGRRYAVVHDGPAGPTGYALWRVRHGWSDHGPDAEVQVDEVVAGDPPTYQALWRFLLSIDLSRRVSWRLAAVDEPLLHLVDEPRRLGGTVGDGLFVRLVDLPAALAGRRYLAPVDVVLEVTDPILAANAGRWRLTGGPDGATCARTADPADLACSVTDLGAAYLGGTSLAALAAAGRVRQLTGNDPSAAFGWHRAPSATEVF; this comes from the coding sequence ATGGACGAGGCGGCAGGGCTGCGACGAGGCAGGCCCGAGGACATCGCGGCGATCTGCGAGTTGCTCGGACTGGTGTTCCACGAGGCGTTCGAGGGCGAGGCGAAGGCGGCCGAGGCGGAGGTCTACGAGCCGGAGCGGTCGCTGCTCGCCGAGGACGACGGGGTGCTGGCCGGGCACGCCCTGGCGTTCGGCCGGGAGCTGACCGTGCCCGGCGCGGTGCTGCCCGCCGCGCACATCTCCAGCGTCGGGGTGCGGCCCACGCACCGGCGGCGCGGCCTGCTCACCACGCTGATGACCCGCCAGCTGAACGACATCGCGGCCGCCGGGCGGGAGCCGATCGCGGTGCTCTGGGCCAGCGAGACGGCCATCTACCCGCGTTTCGGCTACGGCCTGGCCACGTACCGCCTCAAGCTCTCGATCATGAACCGGGAGGTGCGGCTGACCGCCGCGCCCGCCGAGCCGGCCGGGCGGCTCCGGATGGGTGACCCGGTCGCCCTGCTCTCCGAGCTCAGCAAGCTCTACGACCAGGTGCGCACCGACCGGCCCGGCTGGTCCGACCGCGACGACCGGTGGTGGCGGTACGTGCTGATCGACCCGGAGGACCGCCGCCGCGGCGCCGGCCGGCGCTACGCGGTGGTGCACGACGGCCCGGCCGGCCCCACCGGCTACGCGCTCTGGCGGGTGCGGCACGGCTGGAGCGACCACGGACCGGACGCCGAGGTGCAGGTCGACGAGGTGGTGGCCGGCGACCCGCCGACCTACCAGGCGCTCTGGCGGTTCCTGCTGAGCATCGACCTGAGCCGCCGGGTGAGCTGGCGGCTGGCCGCCGTCGACGAGCCGCTGCTGCACCTGGTCGACGAGCCGCGCCGGCTGGGCGGCACGGTGGGAGACGGGCTCTTCGTCCGGCTGGTCGACCTGCCCGCCGCGCTGGCCGGCCGGCGCTACCTCGCGCCGGTCGACGTGGTGCTGGAGGTCACCGACCCGATCCTGGCGGCCAACGCCGGGCGCTGGCGGCTGACCGGCGGGCCGGACGGGGCGACCTGCGCCCGGACCGCTGACCCGGCCGACCTGGCCTGCTCGGTGACCGATCTCGGCGCGGCCTATCTCGGTGGCACCTCGCTCGCCGCCCTGGCCGCGGCCGGCCGGGTCCGGCAACTGACCGGGAACGATCCGAGTGCGGCGTTCGGCTGGCATCGGGCGCCCAGCGCGACTGAAGTGTTCTGA
- a CDS encoding AfsR/SARP family transcriptional regulator: MSVQVRLLGPVELRGDRGPADPGPAKRRAVLVALALEANRPVPVSRLVELLWSGRPPASAVANLRNHIAALRCALGTRIVSRHGAYRLDLAPHELDLAEFHRLAERGRNALALGDPARAEPDLAAALRLWRGPAGHGLPRGATLDVLLTGLEADRLRVVEDLTEARLELGQAGELVSTLHDHLVAHPLRERAWAQLMLARYRAGDLGAALATYRQAEAALHGQLGVDPGSELTGLHRAMLERAAWLEPRERRGRSVEVPRELPPDPVFLTGHAEELAAVLAAARPAPGERGPAAVVVHGPPASGKTALVTRAGHRLAEAFPDGQVFAAAGPDVAAGDLLARVLRALGVPAGEVPDPPDERVGRYRSLLAARRVLVVLDGAGDPGQVRPLIPATGGSALLVTSRRPLRMPEEVPHVTLRRAAGRRGPSGRGAPLRGRG, translated from the coding sequence GTGTCCGTCCAGGTCCGCCTGCTCGGCCCGGTGGAGCTGCGGGGTGACCGCGGCCCGGCCGATCCGGGCCCGGCGAAACGCCGCGCGGTGCTCGTCGCGCTCGCCCTGGAGGCCAATCGGCCGGTGCCGGTGAGCCGCCTCGTCGAGCTGCTCTGGAGCGGGCGGCCACCCGCGTCGGCGGTGGCGAACCTCCGCAACCACATCGCGGCGCTGCGGTGTGCGCTCGGCACCCGGATCGTCTCCCGGCACGGCGCCTACCGGCTGGACCTGGCCCCGCACGAGCTGGACCTGGCCGAGTTCCACCGGCTGGCCGAGCGGGGGCGCAACGCGCTGGCGCTCGGCGACCCGGCCCGGGCCGAGCCGGACCTGGCCGCCGCCCTGCGCCTGTGGCGTGGCCCCGCCGGGCACGGCCTGCCCCGGGGCGCCACCCTGGACGTGCTGCTCACCGGCCTGGAGGCGGACCGGCTCCGGGTCGTCGAGGACCTCACCGAGGCCCGGCTGGAGCTGGGCCAGGCCGGCGAGCTGGTGTCCACCCTGCACGATCATCTGGTCGCCCACCCGTTGCGGGAGCGCGCCTGGGCACAGCTGATGCTGGCCCGGTACCGGGCCGGTGACCTCGGCGCCGCGCTGGCCACCTACCGGCAGGCCGAGGCGGCGCTGCACGGTCAGCTCGGCGTCGACCCGGGCAGCGAGCTGACCGGCCTGCACCGGGCGATGCTGGAGCGGGCCGCCTGGCTGGAGCCGCGGGAGCGCCGCGGCCGGTCCGTCGAGGTGCCGCGGGAGCTGCCACCCGATCCGGTGTTCCTCACCGGGCACGCCGAGGAGCTCGCCGCCGTGCTGGCGGCGGCCCGCCCGGCGCCGGGGGAGCGGGGCCCGGCCGCGGTGGTCGTGCACGGCCCGCCGGCCAGCGGCAAGACCGCCCTGGTGACCCGGGCCGGGCACCGGCTGGCCGAGGCGTTCCCGGACGGGCAGGTGTTCGCGGCGGCCGGGCCGGACGTGGCGGCCGGCGACCTGCTGGCCCGGGTGCTGCGCGCGCTCGGCGTCCCGGCCGGTGAGGTGCCGGACCCGCCGGACGAGCGGGTCGGCCGCTACCGCTCGCTGCTCGCCGCCCGGCGGGTGCTGGTCGTGCTGGACGGCGCGGGCGACCCCGGACAGGTGCGCCCGCTGATCCCGGCCACCGGCGGCTCGGCGCTGCTGGTGACCAGCCGCCGTCCGCTGCGGATGCCGGAGGAGGTCCCGCACGTCACGCTGCGGCGGGCCGCCGGCCGGAGAGGTCCCTCCGGCCGGGGCGCGCCGCTCAGGGGTAGGGGTTGA